A window of the Deltaproteobacteria bacterium genome harbors these coding sequences:
- the hutH gene encoding histidine ammonia-lyase: MPLLELGSLNLGLLELLEGHHNRYPLSIEPEAKKRVLKSREIVEQIAKPTYGINTGLGSLKDRTIPSDQLTELSHNTLRSHACGFGKPLAEEISRWMLLLRIHTLALGYSGVRLALIEKLIELYEKNIFGVVYEHGSVGSSGDLVPLAHIALPLLGEGEVWNDGSIRPAAGVLQEKQVRRFELKAKEGLSLINGTQMMLAHGLLLWERGEKLWRSANTIAALSLEALRGSQKAFHPFLHERRPIPELQETARFLWNLLEGSEILKSHENCERVQDAYSLRCIPQVHGTYLMALNNLKRVLECEIRSSTDNPLVSVDSGEILSGGNFHGEPIGWAIDSFSITMTKLSSISERRINRMVDPTLSGLSPFLIEKSGLQSGMMISQYTAASIVSENKVLAHPATADSIPTAAGQEDINSMGSIAAKKGMRILENTEQVLAIELVVALQALDLSLKDQQSLKSSPPLSRIRKICRKEIPVLSEDRYLRPDLERALTLLRSGKIA; encoded by the coding sequence ATGCCGCTTCTGGAGCTTGGTTCATTGAATCTGGGTCTTCTTGAACTGCTTGAGGGACACCACAACCGTTATCCCCTTTCTATTGAGCCGGAGGCCAAAAAGCGGGTCCTGAAATCCCGTGAGATTGTCGAACAAATTGCCAAACCGACCTATGGAATCAACACGGGGTTAGGATCACTTAAGGACCGTACGATCCCATCCGATCAGCTCACAGAGCTTTCACACAACACCCTCAGGAGTCATGCCTGCGGATTTGGAAAACCGCTTGCCGAAGAAATTTCAAGGTGGATGCTCCTTCTTCGGATCCATACACTCGCACTCGGTTACTCCGGCGTGAGACTTGCCCTGATCGAAAAACTGATCGAACTCTATGAGAAAAATATCTTTGGGGTTGTTTATGAGCATGGCTCGGTTGGATCCAGCGGTGATCTGGTCCCTCTTGCGCACATTGCCCTCCCCCTTCTTGGTGAAGGGGAGGTTTGGAATGACGGGTCGATCCGCCCTGCGGCGGGGGTGCTTCAAGAGAAACAAGTTCGCCGATTCGAACTGAAGGCCAAAGAGGGTTTGAGCCTCATCAATGGAACCCAGATGATGCTCGCCCATGGCCTCCTGCTCTGGGAGAGAGGCGAAAAACTCTGGAGATCAGCCAACACGATTGCCGCCCTTTCTCTCGAGGCGCTCCGAGGTTCCCAAAAGGCGTTTCATCCTTTTCTCCATGAACGACGTCCCATCCCGGAGCTCCAGGAGACGGCACGCTTTCTCTGGAATCTTCTCGAAGGGAGTGAAATTCTCAAGAGCCATGAAAATTGTGAAAGGGTGCAGGATGCCTACTCGCTCCGCTGCATTCCACAGGTGCATGGAACCTATTTAATGGCCCTTAACAATTTAAAAAGAGTGCTTGAGTGCGAAATCCGCTCTTCAACAGACAATCCGCTTGTCTCCGTTGATTCCGGTGAAATCTTGAGTGGTGGAAATTTTCATGGGGAACCGATCGGTTGGGCAATTGATTCCTTCTCAATCACCATGACAAAACTCTCTTCCATTTCTGAAAGACGAATCAACCGAATGGTTGACCCTACCCTCTCCGGTCTTTCTCCATTTCTCATTGAAAAAAGCGGTCTCCAAAGCGGGATGATGATTTCTCAATATACCGCGGCCAGTATCGTTTCGGAAAACAAGGTTTTGGCCCATCCAGCTACCGCTGATTCAATTCCAACCGCCGCAGGGCAGGAGGATATCAATTCGATGGGGTCGATCGCCGCAAAAAAGGGGATGAGGATTCTTGAAAATACCGAACAGGTTTTAGCGATTGAACTGGTTGTAGCGCTTCAAGCACTCGACCTTTCCTTGAAGGATCAACAAAGCCTGAAGAGTTCTCCCCCTCTTTCACGGATTAGAAAGATTTGTCGAAAAGAGATCCCGGTCCTTTCAGAAGACCGCTACCTTCGCCCCGATCTGGAGAGAGCCCTTACCCTGCTCCGCAGTGGAAAAATAGCCTAA
- a CDS encoding lytic transglycosylase domain-containing protein produces the protein MRLTSKQLCLGALLVILITAGLYTIILTKGGDHSKIQTAAKVYSILDKEWREDKALLPVISDAILRLSDERNLDPLLILAIIKVESSFRTEVRSHRGAIGLMQVKPIALKDLLKDKETQIKLYGEELHEPILNLQVGIGYLSKLLKKSNGDLWKALMAYNIGPTAVSRHYKNRPVPASGYPWKVMRTYHGYCNL, from the coding sequence ATGAGGCTTACCTCAAAACAGCTCTGTTTGGGGGCATTACTGGTCATTTTAATTACGGCTGGGTTGTACACAATAATACTTACAAAAGGTGGGGACCACTCCAAGATCCAGACTGCAGCGAAGGTTTATTCGATACTGGACAAGGAATGGAGAGAAGATAAGGCCCTATTGCCGGTCATTTCAGACGCCATTCTAAGACTATCGGATGAACGAAATCTTGATCCCCTTCTTATCCTTGCAATCATTAAGGTTGAAAGCAGCTTTCGGACAGAAGTCCGTTCTCATCGAGGGGCCATCGGTTTAATGCAGGTGAAACCGATCGCATTGAAAGATCTGTTAAAGGACAAAGAGACACAAATTAAACTCTACGGTGAAGAGCTTCACGAGCCGATCCTGAATTTACAGGTGGGGATTGGCTATCTTTCCAAACTGCTTAAAAAATCCAACGGCGACCTCTGGAAGGCGTTGATGGCTTATAATATCGGTCCAACGGCCGTGAGCCGCCATTATAAAAACAGGCCCGTACCGGCCAGCGGTTATCCCTGGAAGGTCATGAGGACCTACCACGGGTATTGCAACTTATAG
- the deoC gene encoding deoxyribose-phosphate aldolase gives MPFSQYIDHTLLKPETTGEQIHQLCEEAVTYQFFSVCVNPFWVSLCKKLLEKSRVKVCTVAGFPLGLGQPSVKAEEAKRALDDGAAEVDMVMNIGAFKSREFTMVQKDIEAVRKAIPNLLLKVILETCLLNHEEKMKACHLAQEGGADFVKTSTGFSTGGATVDDIKLLRETVGSKMGVKASGGIKNLKSALDMIQAGATRIGSSAGVLLVREAGNRVLSV, from the coding sequence CTGCCCTTTTCTCAGTACATCGACCACACCCTGCTCAAGCCGGAAACAACGGGAGAGCAGATCCACCAACTTTGTGAGGAGGCGGTCACCTATCAGTTCTTTTCCGTCTGTGTGAACCCGTTCTGGGTCTCTCTATGCAAAAAACTTCTGGAGAAGAGTAGAGTTAAGGTCTGTACCGTTGCGGGATTTCCTCTGGGACTTGGTCAGCCCTCCGTCAAGGCGGAAGAGGCAAAACGTGCCCTGGATGACGGTGCTGCTGAGGTTGACATGGTGATGAATATCGGTGCCTTCAAATCAAGAGAGTTCACCATGGTACAAAAGGATATTGAGGCCGTTCGGAAGGCAATCCCGAATCTTCTTCTGAAGGTCATTCTGGAAACATGTCTTTTAAACCATGAAGAGAAGATGAAGGCCTGTCATCTGGCCCAGGAGGGCGGCGCTGACTTTGTCAAGACATCAACCGGTTTTTCAACGGGTGGTGCGACGGTCGATGACATCAAACTTCTTCGTGAAACGGTCGGATCCAAAATGGGGGTCAAGGCCTCAGGGGGAATCAAGAATCTTAAGTCAGCACTCGACATGATCCAGGCTGGAGCAACCCGGATTGGTTCTTCCGCTGGCGTGTTGCTTGTGAGAGAGGCCGGCAACCGTGTTTTATCAGTTTGA
- a CDS encoding radical SAM protein translates to MSIRGFKKRLKVGIIDLIAKQPTKSIYARIVNPNYTSLMPQVVAVWAEQLGHEVHYLTFTGFEDLQHDVPQEVDVLFISTFTQNALTAYSISDIFRKRGIVTVLGGPHARAYAEDALFHFDYVLGLTDRDLIQNLLEDPAPQKEIGVHLSAPGQVKSVPGIRERWKFLEQNLKKTRIVHVVPMIGSLGCPYTCSFCIDSKIDYLPLPYDQIREDLDFLQKMPKPPTVAWYDPNFGVRFDDYLNIIESTVPPGRMAFGGESSLSLLSEANLKRLKKNNFIVMLPGIESWFDFNGKSKQQKNFGLDKVKPIAEHINLVMQYIPYVQTNFLFGLDTDEGPAPFELTKKFVDLSPGVYPNFAMLTSFGNSAPLNKKFQEEGRIIDIPFPFLDGNAGLNVRPKNYGLVEFYDHYLDLVRYSYSPEKIWKRFKANKHPLPRWMNLLRATFSGKGNRGNYFQVRERLAKEPEFHDFYAGASIKPPPYFRDQIRKNLGVFYDHLPQRVVNYLHHGEPAPNPRISNALPTIYPMEQAAAS, encoded by the coding sequence ATGAGCATTCGGGGATTCAAAAAAAGACTCAAGGTCGGAATCATTGACCTGATCGCTAAACAGCCGACAAAATCAATTTACGCCCGGATCGTCAATCCCAATTACACCTCACTCATGCCGCAGGTCGTTGCAGTTTGGGCAGAGCAACTGGGACACGAGGTCCACTACCTCACATTTACCGGATTTGAGGATCTTCAGCATGATGTCCCTCAGGAAGTGGACGTCCTTTTTATCAGCACTTTTACCCAGAATGCCCTGACCGCCTACAGTATTTCTGACATCTTCAGAAAACGGGGGATTGTAACCGTTTTGGGAGGCCCCCATGCCCGTGCCTATGCGGAGGATGCTCTCTTTCATTTTGATTACGTTTTGGGACTAACCGATCGTGACCTGATCCAAAATCTTCTCGAGGATCCTGCACCACAAAAAGAGATTGGGGTCCATTTGAGTGCCCCGGGCCAGGTCAAGTCGGTACCCGGGATACGGGAACGCTGGAAGTTCCTAGAACAAAACTTGAAAAAGACGCGGATCGTGCACGTCGTGCCGATGATTGGGAGCTTGGGGTGTCCCTATACCTGCAGCTTCTGCATTGATTCCAAGATTGATTATCTACCCCTCCCCTACGATCAAATCCGTGAAGACCTGGATTTCCTGCAAAAGATGCCGAAGCCGCCGACGGTCGCCTGGTACGATCCGAATTTCGGGGTCCGATTTGACGACTATCTCAATATCATCGAGTCAACGGTCCCACCCGGCCGGATGGCGTTTGGCGGGGAAAGCAGTCTCTCGCTCTTGAGTGAAGCAAACCTCAAGCGTCTTAAAAAGAATAATTTTATTGTGATGCTGCCCGGAATTGAGTCCTGGTTTGATTTTAATGGCAAATCAAAACAACAGAAGAATTTTGGTCTCGACAAGGTCAAACCGATCGCCGAGCATATTAATCTTGTCATGCAATACATCCCCTATGTGCAGACCAATTTTCTGTTTGGTCTCGACACGGATGAGGGTCCCGCCCCTTTTGAACTGACCAAGAAATTTGTCGATCTCTCTCCCGGAGTCTATCCGAATTTTGCAATGCTGACCTCTTTCGGCAATTCGGCCCCGTTAAACAAAAAATTTCAGGAGGAAGGGAGGATCATCGACATCCCGTTCCCGTTCCTTGACGGCAATGCCGGATTAAACGTTCGTCCGAAAAATTATGGCCTGGTTGAGTTTTACGACCACTATCTGGATCTGGTGAGGTATTCTTACTCCCCTGAAAAGATCTGGAAACGTTTCAAGGCAAACAAGCATCCGCTTCCTCGCTGGATGAACCTCTTGCGCGCCACATTTTCAGGTAAGGGAAACCGGGGCAACTATTTTCAGGTAAGGGAGCGACTCGCCAAGGAGCCTGAATTTCATGATTTTTATGCCGGGGCCAGCATCAAGCCCCCGCCCTACTTTCGGGATCAAATCCGGAAAAATTTGGGCGTTTTTTACGATCACCTTCCGCAGAGGGTCGTCAATTATCTCCATCACGGAGAGCCGGCTCCAAACCCCAGAATTTCGAACGCCCTGCCGACCATTTATCCGATGGAACAGGCAGCCGCTTCCTGA
- a CDS encoding ATP-binding protein, producing the protein MQYIQRQLESGLQHHLDRGKSILLLGPRQTGKSTLLARLSSDLTLSLASPGTRQRYEKNSSLLIGEIEALAKKTKRPLVFLDEVQKVPTIMDAVQDLIDRHVAQFILTGSSARKLRKGRGVNLLPGRVVSMRLDPFLHQEYAQPIEMILTDGTLPGIVQEREATDREVDLKSYVETYLEEEIRAEAIVRNIGSFARFLEFAGLESGNIINLHGLSQEIGVSHTTIASYFEILDDCLIAERIEPITQSLTRKKLTKSNRYLMFDLGVRRLCAGEGRSLSRDRLGNLFEQYVGLELIRLARLKTVSTKIRFWRDPDGPEVDWVIERGGEYIPIEVKWNDRPSRQDIRHLKVFLKEYKKAKKGYVVCRTPRPVKLEEEITAIPWQQLSETIDS; encoded by the coding sequence ATGCAATATATTCAGCGCCAGCTTGAATCAGGGCTTCAACACCATCTGGATCGAGGGAAAAGCATCCTGCTCTTGGGTCCTCGTCAAACCGGAAAATCGACGCTCCTCGCCCGGCTTTCATCGGATCTGACCCTTTCCCTCGCCTCTCCCGGCACCCGGCAGCGTTATGAAAAAAACAGCTCTCTTTTGATCGGTGAAATCGAAGCGTTGGCAAAAAAGACCAAACGGCCGCTCGTCTTTCTTGATGAAGTTCAAAAAGTGCCGACCATTATGGATGCGGTGCAAGATCTTATCGATCGACATGTGGCACAATTTATCCTGACCGGTTCCTCGGCCAGAAAATTACGGAAGGGAAGGGGGGTTAATTTGCTCCCAGGACGGGTCGTGAGTATGCGGCTCGATCCTTTTCTTCATCAAGAATATGCCCAACCGATCGAAATGATTCTCACGGACGGAACGCTTCCCGGAATCGTTCAGGAACGAGAAGCAACCGACCGCGAAGTGGATCTCAAGTCTTATGTTGAAACCTATCTTGAAGAGGAGATTCGGGCTGAGGCGATCGTTCGAAATATTGGCTCTTTTGCCCGCTTTCTGGAGTTTGCGGGATTGGAGTCGGGAAACATTATCAATCTTCACGGCCTCTCTCAAGAAATAGGTGTCAGCCACACCACCATCGCCTCTTATTTTGAAATTCTCGATGATTGTTTGATTGCGGAACGGATCGAACCGATTACTCAAAGTCTTACCCGAAAAAAACTGACAAAATCGAACCGTTATCTGATGTTTGATCTCGGTGTGCGTCGCCTCTGTGCGGGAGAAGGTCGATCCCTTTCACGCGATCGGCTGGGAAACCTGTTTGAACAATATGTCGGCCTCGAATTGATTCGTCTGGCCCGCCTGAAAACAGTTTCCACCAAAATCCGTTTTTGGCGAGATCCGGATGGTCCTGAAGTCGATTGGGTGATAGAGAGAGGAGGGGAATATATTCCGATCGAGGTAAAATGGAATGATCGGCCGAGTCGTCAAGACATTCGTCACCTGAAGGTTTTTCTCAAGGAATACAAAAAGGCAAAAAAGGGCTATGTCGTTTGCCGAACCCCCCGACCGGTCAAGCTGGAGGAGGAAATTACCGCCATTCCCTGGCAGCAGTTGAGTGAGACGATTGATTCTTAA